Proteins from one Pontibacter korlensis genomic window:
- the rfbB gene encoding dTDP-glucose 4,6-dehydratase, protein MKVLITGGAGFIGSHVVRLFVTKYPHYQVYNLDKLTYAGNLENLSDIEDRENYTFLRGDIVDAGYLEEIFSGYKFDAVIHLAAESHVDRSISDPLAFVETNVIGTVNLLNAARRHWKDDLGKHLFYHISTDEVYGSLGEQGLFTESTAYDPRSPYSASKASSDHFVRAWHHTYGLPVKVSNCSNNYGPNHFPEKLIPLAIHNIKSEKPVPVYGKGENVRDWLYVLDHARAIDVIFHEGRVGETYNIGGVNEWRNLDLIHLLCDVMDQKLGREKGHSRKLITFVKDRAGHDLRYAIDSSKLMRELGWRPSVTFEEGLSKTVDWYLENPGWLESVTSGNYQSYYEQQYTNR, encoded by the coding sequence ATGAAGGTATTGATTACAGGGGGGGCTGGTTTCATTGGTTCTCACGTGGTGCGGCTGTTCGTTACCAAGTACCCGCACTACCAGGTCTACAACCTCGACAAGCTCACCTACGCGGGCAACTTGGAGAACCTCTCCGACATCGAGGACAGGGAGAACTACACCTTCCTCAGGGGAGACATCGTGGACGCAGGCTACCTGGAGGAGATCTTCTCCGGGTATAAGTTCGACGCGGTGATCCACCTGGCGGCCGAGTCGCACGTGGACCGCTCCATCTCTGACCCCTTGGCTTTCGTCGAGACGAACGTGATCGGCACGGTGAACCTGCTGAACGCGGCCAGGAGGCACTGGAAAGATGACTTGGGCAAGCACCTGTTCTACCACATCTCCACCGACGAGGTGTACGGCTCGCTGGGCGAGCAGGGGCTCTTCACCGAGTCCACGGCCTACGACCCGCGCTCCCCGTACTCAGCCTCCAAGGCCTCTTCCGACCACTTCGTCAGGGCCTGGCACCATACCTACGGCCTGCCGGTGAAGGTGTCCAACTGCTCGAACAACTACGGCCCGAACCACTTCCCCGAGAAGCTCATCCCGCTGGCGATCCACAACATCAAAAGCGAAAAGCCGGTGCCGGTGTACGGTAAAGGAGAGAACGTCAGGGACTGGCTCTACGTGCTCGACCACGCGAGGGCCATCGATGTGATCTTCCATGAGGGCAGGGTGGGCGAGACCTACAACATCGGCGGGGTGAACGAGTGGCGCAACCTGGACCTAATCCACTTGCTCTGCGATGTGATGGACCAGAAGCTGGGGCGCGAGAAGGGCCACTCGAGAAAGCTCATCACCTTTGTCAAGGACCGCGCCGGCCATGACCTGCGCTACGCCATCGACTCTTCGAAGCTGATGCGTGAGCTGGGCTGGAGGCCGTCGGTGACCTTCGAGGAGGGGCTGAGCAAGACGGTGGACTGGTACCTGGAGAACCCCGGGTGGCTCGAGAGCGTCACCTCCGGAAACTACCAGAGCTACTATGAGCAGCAGTACACAAACAGATAA
- the tviB gene encoding Vi polysaccharide biosynthesis UDP-N-acetylglucosamine C-6 dehydrogenase TviB, which translates to MSVRTELESAKIAVIGLGYVGLPLAVEFAKQFKTFGFDINKQRIEGLKQGHDHTLEVSDEQLTEVLTQDCSADKGLFCTDELQQIEQCNYFIITVPTPVDKHNRPDLTPLFKASETVGKVLKKGDIVVYESTVYPGVTEEECVPVLERVSGLKFNEDFFAGYSPERINPGDKEHTVAKILKITSGSTTEAADKVDTLYNAVITAGTHKAPSIKVAEAAKVIENAQRDINIAFVNELAKIFNRLGIDTDEVLQAAGTKWNFLKFKPGLVGGHCIGVDPYYLAQKAQEVGYHPEIILAGRRLNDGMGEYVAHEVVKLMVKKDIPVKNANVLVLGITFKENCPDVRNTKVVDILHTLKDYQMNITIYDPWAEPAEVKHEYGWESVADLDSSAAYDAVILAVSHKEFEQLDMNKLTKSNAVVYDVKGVLPKEITDARL; encoded by the coding sequence ATGTCTGTAAGAACTGAGTTAGAGAGTGCTAAAATAGCAGTTATAGGATTAGGTTATGTCGGACTACCTCTTGCTGTAGAGTTCGCCAAACAATTCAAAACCTTTGGTTTTGATATCAATAAGCAACGGATTGAGGGGCTCAAGCAGGGGCATGATCATACCTTGGAGGTGTCTGATGAGCAGCTGACTGAGGTGCTGACGCAGGATTGTTCCGCTGATAAAGGCTTGTTTTGCACAGATGAACTGCAGCAGATTGAGCAGTGCAATTACTTTATTATTACTGTTCCTACGCCGGTGGATAAGCACAACCGTCCGGACCTTACGCCCCTTTTTAAGGCAAGTGAGACAGTGGGAAAGGTGCTGAAGAAAGGCGATATTGTTGTTTATGAATCTACCGTTTATCCAGGTGTGACAGAAGAGGAGTGTGTGCCAGTTCTGGAGCGGGTGTCAGGCCTGAAGTTTAACGAGGATTTTTTCGCGGGCTACTCACCAGAACGTATCAACCCCGGCGATAAAGAACACACCGTAGCTAAAATTCTGAAGATTACCTCAGGCTCAACAACTGAGGCTGCCGACAAAGTAGATACACTTTATAATGCCGTGATCACGGCCGGGACACACAAAGCTCCTTCTATAAAGGTAGCTGAAGCAGCTAAAGTTATAGAGAATGCCCAGCGCGATATTAATATTGCCTTTGTGAATGAGCTGGCTAAGATATTCAACCGTTTAGGGATTGATACAGATGAAGTGCTGCAGGCTGCTGGCACTAAGTGGAATTTCCTGAAGTTCAAGCCAGGCTTGGTTGGAGGACATTGTATTGGTGTTGATCCGTACTACCTGGCTCAAAAGGCACAGGAGGTGGGATACCATCCGGAGATTATACTTGCCGGTCGCCGTTTGAATGACGGTATGGGAGAATACGTGGCCCACGAAGTGGTTAAACTGATGGTGAAGAAAGATATTCCGGTGAAGAATGCTAATGTGTTGGTGCTGGGAATTACGTTTAAGGAGAATTGTCCTGATGTGCGTAACACGAAGGTGGTGGATATCCTCCACACGCTGAAGGATTACCAGATGAATATCACCATTTATGATCCATGGGCTGAACCTGCGGAGGTGAAACACGAGTACGGTTGGGAATCAGTAGCAGATCTGGATAGTTCTGCTGCATATGACGCCGTGATCCTGGCTGTGTCGCATAAGGAGTTTGAACAGCTGGATATGAATAAACTTACTAAGTCTAATGCAGTGGTTTATGATGTGAAGGGAGTTCTGCCAAAGGAAATAACTGACGCAAGATTATAA
- a CDS encoding alanine dehydrogenase, giving the protein MTEKFAVELGKIATSQALYPKESMLAVEDRRRSLFIGIPKESSFQENRIGLTPDSVKQLIDQGHRIQIEAGAGSPSKYSDNEYSEAGARIVYSTEEVYEADIILKIAPPTYDEIEYLRPGQTLISALQFGNLTSDYINALLRKKINAISFELIRDKSDAKPVVRAMSEIAGSTVMMVAAEYLSSSNEGKGIILGGITGVAPTKVVILGAGSVAEFAARAALGLGAEVRVFDNHIYKLRRLKHNVGAQIFTSTLDKAIMYNEIKQADVVIGAFVADEGQITCVVEESVVAQMNPGSIIIDVCIDQGGCFETSEITSHSRPIYRKYDIIHYCVPNIPSRVPRTASQALSNIFTPIFTEFSKYGGINEVLFMNEHYRSGVYIYKGSLTNAHIAKKFGMRYKELGLMIAVRN; this is encoded by the coding sequence ATGACGGAGAAGTTCGCCGTAGAGTTAGGTAAGATTGCTACAAGCCAAGCCTTGTACCCGAAAGAGTCGATGCTGGCGGTAGAGGACAGGCGCCGAAGTCTTTTTATAGGCATTCCAAAAGAGTCATCGTTCCAGGAGAATCGCATTGGCCTTACACCGGACTCGGTAAAGCAGCTCATCGACCAGGGACATCGTATTCAGATAGAGGCAGGCGCCGGTAGCCCATCCAAATACTCAGACAATGAATACTCCGAAGCGGGTGCTAGAATTGTATATTCTACTGAAGAAGTATACGAGGCGGATATTATCTTGAAAATTGCTCCTCCTACTTACGACGAAATAGAATACCTGCGCCCGGGCCAGACACTGATCTCAGCCCTACAGTTTGGCAATTTAACCTCCGATTATATTAACGCCCTGTTACGCAAGAAGATCAATGCAATTTCCTTTGAGTTGATCCGCGATAAGTCTGATGCCAAGCCAGTAGTGCGCGCTATGAGCGAGATTGCCGGTAGCACCGTGATGATGGTAGCTGCCGAGTACCTGAGCAGCAGCAATGAAGGCAAAGGTATTATATTAGGAGGTATCACCGGCGTAGCACCAACTAAAGTAGTAATTCTTGGAGCTGGTTCTGTAGCTGAATTTGCAGCTCGTGCCGCCTTAGGTTTAGGCGCAGAAGTAAGAGTGTTCGACAATCACATCTACAAGCTCCGCCGCCTGAAGCATAACGTAGGAGCGCAGATCTTCACCTCTACGCTTGATAAAGCCATTATGTATAATGAGATCAAGCAGGCCGATGTAGTAATAGGTGCTTTTGTAGCTGATGAAGGGCAGATAACGTGCGTGGTTGAAGAAAGTGTGGTGGCGCAGATGAACCCTGGCTCTATTATCATTGACGTCTGCATCGACCAGGGCGGCTGCTTTGAAACCTCCGAGATCACCTCCCACTCGCGCCCAATCTACCGCAAGTATGATATTATCCACTACTGCGTGCCTAACATCCCTTCCCGCGTGCCGCGCACGGCTTCACAGGCACTAAGCAACATTTTTACACCTATTTTCACAGAGTTTTCCAAGTATGGTGGCATTAACGAGGTGCTTTTTATGAACGAGCATTACCGCAGCGGCGTCTACATCTACAAAGGTAGCCTGACCAATGCGCATATTGCCAAGAAGTTTGGCATGCGCTATAAAGAACTGGGGCTGATGATTGCGGTAAGGAATTAG
- the tsaE gene encoding tRNA (adenosine(37)-N6)-threonylcarbamoyltransferase complex ATPase subunit type 1 TsaE codes for MYNTGVERAQIKMSSLEDLPAAASVLLEEAASEPIILFEGPMGAGKTTLIKELCKQLGVQENVSSPTFALVNEYEGEHGKLIYHFDFYRINDEREALDIGAPEYFESGRLCLIEWPSMIPNLLPDHYLLVQLQPNAEGSERSMVISRVEG; via the coding sequence ATGTATAACACCGGAGTTGAAAGAGCTCAAATAAAGATGTCGTCGTTGGAAGACTTACCAGCGGCGGCTTCTGTGCTTTTAGAGGAGGCTGCTTCGGAGCCTATTATTTTGTTTGAAGGGCCGATGGGCGCTGGCAAAACAACATTGATAAAAGAGTTGTGCAAACAACTGGGTGTGCAGGAAAATGTTAGCAGCCCTACCTTTGCCCTTGTAAACGAGTATGAAGGCGAGCACGGGAAACTTATTTACCATTTCGATTTTTATAGGATTAACGATGAGCGTGAGGCGCTGGATATTGGTGCCCCGGAGTATTTCGAGTCCGGAAGGTTGTGCCTGATTGAGTGGCCCTCTATGATTCCGAACCTGTTGCCTGACCATTATCTGCTGGTACAACTTCAGCCAAATGCAGAAGGCAGTGAAAGAAGTATGGTAATTAGCAGGGTAGAGGGATAA
- a CDS encoding PglZ domain-containing protein: protein MQRYNILWADDEIDLLKPHILFLEDRGYDITPVNSGADAIEEFRDRSFDVVFLDENMPGISGLETLNELKAIRPTVPVIMITKSEEEHIMEEAIGSKITDYLIKPLNPNQILLSVKKVLDNKRLVSEKTNMSYQRDFRQLGMAFGERLSQQEWADIYKKLVYWELEIDETENKSMADVINMQKDEANSNFARFIMDNYEDWMNGDEDAPLMSHQLFKERVFPLMKESDRPVYFVLIDNLRYDQWKVLEPLISDYFTIDSEEMFYSILPTTTAYARNAIFSGMLPTEIQKRYPNMWVSDDEEEGKNLHEADFLDIQFQQNRVTDKYSYHKITNVQAGRDLLSKFSNLDNNKLNVIVYNFVDMLSHARTDSNMVRELAPDESAYRSITRSWFLHSPLFDTLKAIAEKKGRLIITTDHGTIRVKRPFKIIGDRNTNTNLRYKHGKNLGYTDKDVFTVRKPERFFLPKANVSTTFVFAIEDYFFAYPNNYNYYVNYYKDTFQHGGVSLEEVIIPYVTLTPKNV from the coding sequence ATGCAAAGATACAATATTTTATGGGCTGATGATGAGATAGACCTCCTTAAGCCGCACATCCTTTTTCTGGAGGATAGGGGCTACGACATTACGCCTGTAAACAGTGGGGCAGATGCTATAGAAGAGTTTCGTGACCGCAGTTTCGATGTGGTGTTCCTGGATGAGAACATGCCCGGCATCAGCGGACTGGAGACTCTTAATGAGCTGAAAGCCATACGCCCTACCGTGCCTGTCATCATGATCACCAAGAGCGAGGAGGAGCATATCATGGAGGAGGCCATTGGTTCTAAGATCACGGACTACCTGATCAAGCCGCTTAATCCGAACCAGATCCTGCTGTCAGTAAAGAAAGTGCTGGATAACAAGCGCCTGGTGAGTGAGAAGACGAACATGAGCTATCAACGCGACTTTCGCCAGTTGGGAATGGCCTTTGGTGAGCGCCTGAGCCAGCAGGAGTGGGCCGACATCTATAAAAAGCTGGTATACTGGGAGCTGGAGATAGACGAAACGGAGAATAAAAGTATGGCCGATGTGATCAACATGCAAAAAGACGAGGCCAACTCTAACTTCGCCCGTTTTATTATGGATAATTATGAAGACTGGATGAATGGTGATGAGGATGCCCCGCTGATGTCGCACCAGCTGTTTAAGGAGCGTGTGTTCCCGCTGATGAAGGAAAGCGACCGCCCCGTATACTTTGTGTTGATTGACAACCTGCGCTACGACCAGTGGAAAGTGCTGGAGCCGCTTATCTCTGACTACTTCACTATAGACTCAGAGGAGATGTTCTACTCCATACTTCCTACTACCACGGCCTATGCCCGAAATGCTATCTTCTCGGGTATGTTGCCAACTGAGATTCAGAAGCGTTACCCGAACATGTGGGTGAGCGATGATGAAGAGGAAGGAAAGAACCTGCACGAAGCAGACTTCCTGGATATACAGTTTCAGCAGAACCGTGTGACTGACAAGTATAGTTACCACAAAATTACGAACGTGCAGGCTGGCCGTGACCTCTTGAGCAAGTTCAGCAACCTTGACAATAATAAGCTGAATGTAATTGTATACAACTTTGTGGATATGCTCTCGCATGCTCGTACCGATAGTAATATGGTGCGCGAGCTTGCGCCGGATGAGTCTGCTTACCGCTCTATTACCAGGTCCTGGTTCCTGCACTCGCCTTTGTTTGATACTTTGAAAGCTATCGCTGAGAAAAAAGGCAGGCTCATTATTACCACCGACCACGGTACCATTCGAGTAAAAAGACCATTCAAAATCATTGGTGACCGCAATACCAACACAAACCTGCGCTACAAGCATGGTAAGAACCTGGGCTACACTGATAAAGATGTATTCACAGTTCGCAAACCTGAACGATTTTTCTTGCCAAAAGCCAATGTTTCCACTACGTTTGTATTCGCGATAGAAGATTACTTTTTTGCCTATCCGAATAACTATAACTACTATGTGAACTACTACAAAGATACCTTCCAGCACGGAGGGGTGTCGCTGGAGGAAGTGATCATACCATACGTAACGCTTACACCGAAGAATGTATAA
- a CDS encoding HD domain-containing protein, giving the protein MNKKKIFNDPVYGFITAPTELIFDIIEHPYFQRLRRIKQLGLTEMVYPGALHTRFHHALGAMHLMDTALQTLRSKNNEINDTEFEASLIAILLHDVGHGPFSHALETAIFKNVHHEHLSLHIMHLLNEQFGGRLSMAIDIFTDNYHRRFFHQLVSSQLDVDRLDYLNRDSFYTGVYEGKIGADRIIKMLDVANDKLVVEEKAIYSIENFLVSRRLMYWQVYLHKTVISAENMVLRVVQRARELMQRGVEVPASPCLRFFLSSDLAMEDFKQDKSILERFVALDDHDVWSGIKEWALHPDFILSYLAQSILSRRLFKVYISTKPIDKEMLLGLTELVQEKYNLSEEDVKYLMISGDIGNNAYDVEGQTIDMLTKSGYVVDVAEASDLPNIRALSYKVEKHFVCYPKEVAH; this is encoded by the coding sequence GTGAACAAGAAGAAGATCTTTAATGACCCTGTCTACGGCTTTATAACAGCCCCAACAGAGCTTATATTTGATATTATTGAGCACCCTTACTTTCAGCGACTGCGCCGCATCAAGCAGCTCGGGCTTACAGAGATGGTGTACCCCGGAGCGCTGCACACCCGTTTCCACCATGCCCTTGGTGCCATGCACCTGATGGACACAGCTTTGCAAACACTACGCAGTAAAAATAACGAAATAAACGATACCGAATTTGAGGCATCGCTTATTGCTATACTGCTGCACGACGTAGGCCACGGCCCTTTCTCGCATGCGCTCGAAACAGCCATTTTCAAAAATGTACATCACGAGCACCTGTCGCTGCACATCATGCACCTATTGAACGAGCAGTTTGGCGGAAGATTGAGTATGGCGATTGATATTTTCACAGATAACTACCACCGCCGCTTTTTCCACCAGCTCGTTTCTAGCCAGCTGGACGTAGATCGCCTGGACTACCTGAACCGCGACAGCTTCTATACGGGTGTTTACGAAGGCAAGATCGGCGCAGACCGGATCATTAAAATGCTGGATGTGGCCAACGACAAGCTGGTAGTAGAGGAAAAAGCCATCTATAGTATAGAGAATTTCCTGGTGAGCCGCCGGCTCATGTATTGGCAGGTTTACCTTCATAAAACCGTGATCAGTGCTGAAAACATGGTATTGCGTGTCGTGCAGCGAGCCCGGGAACTGATGCAACGTGGTGTAGAGGTACCAGCCAGCCCCTGCCTCCGCTTCTTCCTATCCTCAGATTTAGCTATGGAGGATTTTAAGCAGGACAAAAGTATTCTGGAGCGCTTCGTAGCACTAGATGATCATGACGTATGGAGTGGCATTAAGGAGTGGGCACTCCACCCTGACTTTATACTTTCTTATCTGGCCCAGAGCATCTTGAGCCGCAGGTTGTTTAAAGTGTATATTTCTACCAAGCCCATCGATAAGGAAATGCTGCTTGGCTTAACAGAGCTGGTACAGGAGAAGTATAACCTTTCAGAAGAGGATGTAAAGTACCTCATGATTTCGGGCGATATTGGCAACAACGCCTATGATGTAGAGGGTCAAACCATCGATATGCTCACTAAGTCAGGCTATGTGGTAGATGTAGCCGAAGCCTCTGACTTGCCAAACATCCGTGCCCTAAGCTATAAGGTTGAGAAACACTTCGTATGCTATCCTAAAGAGGTAGCACATTGA
- the lpxD gene encoding UDP-3-O-(3-hydroxymyristoyl)glucosamine N-acyltransferase — MEFTVQQIADLLQGKVEGDNSVKVSTLAKIEEAQSGALAFLSNPKYEPYLYSTNASVVIVSDTLELKKSINTALIRVADPYSSFSTLLHYYQTALLASKTGVEEPCFMGQGSEIGENHYRGAFSYIGSNCKIGKNVRIFPQAYIGDNVQIGDNTTIFAGVKLYANTVVGSNCTIHSGAVLGSDGFGWAPQADGTYKAVPQIGNVVLEDDISIGANTAIDCATMGSTIIRKGTKIDNLVQIAHNVEVGSDTVIASQSGISGSTKIGNNCVIAGQVGIVGHITIANKTTIGAQSGVSKSVKEEGLIIQGSPAFDYKQNLRAMTVFRKLPELQRDLEMLKEKV; from the coding sequence ATGGAATTTACTGTTCAACAGATAGCTGACCTGCTGCAGGGCAAAGTAGAGGGAGACAATTCTGTCAAGGTCAGCACGTTAGCCAAAATTGAGGAAGCCCAGTCGGGTGCCCTCGCATTTCTTTCCAACCCGAAGTACGAGCCATATTTATATAGCACCAACGCAAGCGTCGTAATCGTTTCTGATACGCTGGAACTGAAAAAGAGTATCAATACTGCTCTGATTCGAGTGGCAGATCCTTATTCTAGTTTCTCTACATTACTCCACTATTACCAGACAGCATTGCTAGCTTCTAAAACAGGTGTAGAAGAGCCTTGCTTTATGGGCCAGGGCAGCGAAATTGGTGAGAACCATTACCGCGGCGCTTTCTCCTATATTGGCAGCAACTGCAAAATAGGCAAGAATGTACGCATTTTTCCGCAGGCTTACATTGGTGATAATGTGCAGATTGGCGACAACACCACCATTTTTGCTGGTGTAAAACTCTACGCCAATACGGTGGTAGGTAGTAACTGTACCATACACTCCGGCGCTGTACTTGGCAGTGATGGTTTTGGTTGGGCACCTCAGGCAGACGGTACCTACAAGGCTGTGCCGCAGATAGGTAATGTGGTGTTGGAAGATGATATCTCCATTGGTGCAAATACGGCTATAGACTGCGCGACCATGGGCTCAACCATCATCCGCAAAGGCACTAAAATTGATAACCTGGTGCAGATTGCCCACAACGTAGAGGTTGGCTCTGACACTGTCATAGCTTCTCAGTCCGGTATTTCAGGCTCCACTAAAATTGGGAATAACTGCGTTATTGCAGGCCAGGTAGGTATTGTGGGCCACATCACCATTGCCAACAAAACAACCATTGGCGCACAGTCAGGCGTGTCCAAGTCTGTCAAAGAGGAAGGGCTGATCATTCAGGGCTCCCCTGCCTTCGACTATAAGCAGAACCTGCGTGCCATGACCGTATTCCGCAAATTGCCAGAACTCCAGCGCGACCTGGAAATGCTAAAGGAAAAAGTATAG
- a CDS encoding bifunctional UDP-3-O-[3-hydroxymyristoyl] N-acetylglucosamine deacetylase/3-hydroxyacyl-ACP dehydratase, which produces MNDKQHTIKAPVTVSGIGLHTGVVSNMTFKPAPINHGYKFQRIDLPGQPIVAADVDNVVDLSRGTTIEQNGARVNTVEHTLAALVGLQIDNVLIELDGPEPPIMDGSSIEFVKALHEVGLQEQNALRNFFEITQGLSYKDDDRGVEIAALPLDDYRLTVMVDYNSPVLGSQHASITNLNQFEKEIAPCRTFVFLHELEMLFKQNLIKGGDLDNAIVIVDRVVKDDELTHLSELLQKQKVEVKEEGILNNTELRFKNEPARHKLLDLLGDLALIGRPIKGQILAARPGHAANIAFAKKVKKLIHETTIKNVPTYDPKKKPVMDINQIAATLPHRYPFLLIDKIIHLDDTMVMGVKNITMNEPFFQGHFPGNPVLPGVIQIEAMAQTGGILVLNTVEKPEDYWTYFLGIDKCRFKRKVLPGDTIIFRCELLAPIKRGIAKMSGQAFVGGQLVMEAEMSASIVKKDA; this is translated from the coding sequence ATGAACGATAAACAGCACACCATTAAGGCTCCGGTAACTGTATCGGGCATTGGGTTGCACACCGGCGTGGTTTCCAACATGACGTTCAAACCCGCTCCAATCAACCATGGTTATAAATTTCAGCGCATTGACCTGCCAGGCCAGCCTATAGTTGCCGCCGATGTAGACAATGTGGTAGACCTCTCCAGAGGTACCACCATCGAGCAGAACGGCGCACGCGTTAACACCGTGGAGCACACGTTGGCGGCACTGGTTGGCTTGCAAATAGACAACGTACTCATTGAGCTGGATGGCCCTGAACCGCCAATTATGGACGGCTCTTCTATCGAGTTCGTAAAGGCACTGCACGAGGTGGGTCTGCAGGAGCAGAACGCACTCCGCAACTTCTTCGAGATTACACAAGGGCTTAGCTACAAAGATGACGATCGAGGTGTCGAAATAGCGGCGCTACCGCTGGACGACTACCGCCTGACCGTGATGGTGGATTATAACTCCCCTGTACTTGGCAGCCAGCATGCCTCTATTACAAACCTGAACCAGTTTGAGAAAGAGATCGCCCCGTGCCGTACCTTCGTGTTCCTGCATGAGCTGGAGATGCTCTTTAAGCAAAACCTGATCAAAGGCGGCGATCTGGACAACGCTATCGTGATTGTGGACCGCGTGGTGAAGGACGATGAACTGACTCACCTATCCGAGCTCCTGCAGAAGCAGAAGGTAGAGGTGAAAGAGGAAGGCATTCTCAACAACACAGAGCTGCGCTTTAAAAATGAGCCGGCACGCCACAAACTGCTGGACCTGCTTGGTGATTTGGCTTTGATTGGTCGTCCGATCAAAGGACAGATTCTGGCGGCACGTCCTGGTCACGCTGCCAACATCGCTTTTGCCAAGAAGGTGAAAAAGCTGATCCACGAGACAACGATTAAAAACGTGCCGACCTACGATCCGAAGAAAAAGCCGGTGATGGACATCAACCAGATTGCCGCTACGCTGCCGCACCGCTACCCTTTTCTTCTGATAGATAAGATCATCCATTTAGACGATACGATGGTTATGGGCGTTAAGAACATAACCATGAACGAGCCATTCTTCCAGGGCCATTTTCCTGGAAACCCCGTTTTGCCGGGTGTTATCCAGATTGAGGCCATGGCACAAACAGGCGGGATTCTTGTACTCAATACTGTGGAGAAGCCGGAAGACTATTGGACCTATTTCCTTGGTATAGACAAGTGTCGCTTTAAGCGCAAAGTGCTTCCGGGCGATACCATTATTTTTAGATGTGAACTGCTGGCTCCTATTAAGCGCGGCATTGCCAAAATGAGTGGCCAGGCCTTTGTTGGCGGTCAACTGGTAATGGAAGCTGAAATGTCGGCAAGTATAGTAAAGAAAGACGCATGA
- the lpxA gene encoding acyl-ACP--UDP-N-acetylglucosamine O-acyltransferase, which produces MNQPLAYVHPEAKIAQNVVIEPFATIHKNVEIGEGTWIGSNAVIMEGARIGKNCKVFPGAVVSSIPQDLKFAGEVTTTIIGDNTVIREYVTVSRGTIDKMKTVVGSNCLVMAYAHVAHDCLVGNNCIIGNSVQMAGHVEVGDFAIISATSAIHQFVKIGSHSFISGGSLVLKDVPPFVKAAREPLSYAGINSIGLRRRGYVSEQINDIQHVYRLLFMNGLNNSQALDKIEVELSPSKERDEIINFVRNSGRGIIKGYFAKDAS; this is translated from the coding sequence ATGAATCAGCCATTAGCATACGTACATCCAGAGGCTAAAATCGCGCAAAATGTCGTAATAGAGCCATTCGCTACCATTCATAAAAACGTAGAGATTGGTGAAGGCACCTGGATCGGCTCTAATGCCGTGATCATGGAAGGTGCCCGCATCGGCAAGAACTGTAAGGTTTTCCCGGGTGCAGTAGTATCTTCTATACCTCAGGACCTGAAATTTGCCGGAGAGGTAACCACAACAATTATCGGCGATAACACCGTTATCCGTGAGTATGTAACAGTGAGCCGCGGCACCATTGATAAAATGAAGACCGTAGTAGGTAGCAACTGCCTGGTTATGGCCTATGCCCACGTAGCACATGATTGCCTGGTAGGGAATAACTGCATCATTGGTAATTCAGTGCAGATGGCAGGGCACGTTGAGGTTGGGGATTTTGCCATCATCAGTGCAACCAGTGCGATTCACCAGTTCGTCAAGATCGGTTCTCACTCCTTTATCTCCGGCGGATCGCTGGTATTGAAAGATGTGCCTCCGTTTGTGAAAGCTGCACGTGAGCCACTCTCCTATGCTGGTATCAACTCGATCGGGCTTCGCCGCAGGGGTTACGTGAGCGAGCAGATTAATGATATACAGCATGTGTACCGTCTTCTGTTTATGAATGGCCTCAACAACAGCCAGGCCCTGGATAAGATCGAGGTAGAGCTATCGCCAAGCAAGGAGCGCGACGAGATCATCAATTTCGTGCGTAACTCAGGCCGCGGTATCATAAAAGGCTATTTCGCTAAGGATGCAAGTTAA